The Naumovozyma castellii chromosome 4, complete genome genome contains a region encoding:
- the APS3 gene encoding Aps3p (ancestral locus Anc_5.187), producing the protein MIHAVLIFNKKCQPRLIKFYTPVELSKQKLLLEQVYELISQRNNDFQSSFLVTPPSLFPNTADNDEDIQIIYKNYATLYFTFIVDDQESELAILDLIQTFVESLDRCFTEVNELDLIFNWQTLQSVLEEIIQGGMVIETNVAKIVSSVDELNKASEASNTSSIGSGFSNVLQTFTQGGFAQWASGQ; encoded by the exons ATGATACACGCTGTATTAATAT TTAACAAGAAATGCCAACCGAGACTAATTAAGTTTTATACTCCAGTAGAACTTAGCAAACAGAAATTGCTATTGGAACAAGTCTACGAATTGATATCTCAACGAAATAATGATTTCCAGAGTTCTTTTCTAGTAACTCCTCCATCTCTATTTCCAAACACTGCTGATAATGACgaagatattcaaattatttataaAAACTACGCGACTCTGTACTTCACATTCATTGTTGATGACCAGGAATCAGAACTAGCCATTTTAGATTTAATCCAAACATTTGTAGAGTCTTTGGATCGCTGCTTTACTGAAGTTAACGAGCTAGACCTAATCTTTAATTGGCAAACATTACAAAGTGTGTTAGAAGAGATAATACAAGGTGGTATGGTCATCGAAACTAATGTTGCTAAAATAGTAAGCTCAGTAGATGAACTAAATAAGGCTTCAGAGGCTTCGAATACCAGCAGTATTGGAAGTGGGTTTAGCAATGTATTACAGACATTCACGCAAGGTGGATTTGCCCAATGGGCATCCGGAcaataa
- the RRN7 gene encoding Rrn7p (ancestral locus Anc_5.183), with product MSTYIRGPVCGVDNCPSRLWRVINGRRTCQYGHVMEGDVEFNDDDDNVNVMSTMTRRMNLTTNAVGSFQSNLSMSQLQESQTSKHQSKKLYGQDANLLFLKAFQLILRKQCSTLINDFGFPTLFTDVVKLIWMKYLESIDRDNRKLVSNEFSDGEIGGDTEVDVPINDHTEHKVRKLGLHMSSTIAMLYMASVHLGLPVYMNDFIQWISTTKLLYFKATEVLPKQWRKLLPNHYLGILEGGSPPNEIQLLNKVTSLSRRIQFNTVFNSILNYRGLVLKLVLAIPLPPEFYIYTLELIELLDDGSNFHIIERETRNFTQYHFYAELRTISYFILTVRWILMADKGNRYSNRWIVALLQQSQADSVADCSEVTLDENVKNSLYPENKDSFEWSERETLDYLDWIEKSFLSKQGKGPSETDDNLSVDYRIARRKLHQILPIQSEKYLIPPRSKTRQTFIEELQEKYAQIQDTLIQESHDPPKDNGLESIQRPILIAQLGELLTKNISTNFVVPLERLSFCLKKIEKHCIEEFTVRQ from the coding sequence ATGTCAACATATATCAGGGGGCCTGTATGTGGTGTTGATAACTGTCCGTCTCGTCTATGGCGGGTTATTAACGGTAGAAGAACGTGCCAATACGGTCACGTTATGGAAGGTGATGTCGAATTCAACGACGATGACGATAATGTCAATGTAATGTCTACTATGACTAGAAGAATGAACTTAACAACTAATGCTGTAGGGAGTTTTCAATCTAACTTAAGTATGTCACAATTACAAGAATCACAAACTTCAAAGCATCAGAGCAAGAAGCTTTATGGGCAGGAtgcaaatttattatttttaaaggCGTTCCAACTCATCTTGAGAAAGCAATGTTCCAcattaataaatgattttGGGTTTCCTACGTTATTTACAGATGTAGTTAAGTTAATTTGGATGAAATATCTTGAATCTATCGATCGTGATAATAGAAAATTGGTTTCAAATGAGTTTAGTGATGGTGAAATTGGTGGTGATACAGAAGTAGACGTACCTATAAACGATCATACTGAACATAAAGTGAGGAAGCTAGGATTACACATGTCATCCACAATAGCCATGCTATATATGGCATCTGTTCATCTTGGTTTGCCTGTGTATATGAATgatttcattcaatggatctcaacaacaaaattaCTATATTTCAAAGCTACAGAAGTTCTTCCAAAACAATGGCGTAAACTATTACCAAATCACTACCTTGGAATACTAGAAGGTGGGTCCCCACCAAATGAAATACAACTGCTCAATAAAGTGACGTCGCTTAGTAGAAGAATACAATTCAATACTGTATTTAACTCGATCTTAAATTATCGAGGATTGGTATTAAAATTGGTCTTGGCCATACCGTTACCACCCGAATTCTACATTTACACTCTTGAGttgattgaattattagatgatgGCTCCAATTTTCATAtaattgaaagagaaacaCGTAATTTTACgcaatatcatttttatgCTGAATTACGAACAATCTCGTACTTCATCCTTACAGTAAGATGGATACTTATGGCAGATAAAGGTAATCGCTACAGTAATAGATGGATTGTTGCACTACTACAACAGTCACAAGCTGATAGCGTAGCTGATTGCAGTGAAGTCACATTGGATGAAAATGTCAAAAATTCTCTTTATCCTGAAAATAAGGACAGTTTTGAATGGTCAGAAAGAGAAACATTAGACTATCTTGATTGGATTGAAAAATCGTTTCTCTCTAAGCAGGGCAAAGGTCCGAGCGAGACAGACGATAATCTTTCTGTAGATTATAGAATTGCAAGAAGAAAACTTCACCAGATTTTGCCTATCCAATCCGAGAAGTATCTAATTCCACCTCGTTCCAAAACACGGCAGacatttattgaagaattgcAAGAGAAGTATGCCCAAATACAGGATACTCTCATACAGGAAAGCCATGATCCTCCCAAAGACAATGGCCTTGAAAGTATTCAGCGTCCCATACTGATAGCTCAATTGGGAGAACTACTTACTAAAAATATCTCAACCAATTTCGTGGTGCCTTTAGAGCGATTGTCATTTTGTCTGAAAAAGATTGAGAAACATTGCATTGAAGAGTTCACCGTAAGGCAGTAA
- the TYS1 gene encoding tyrosine--tRNA ligase TYS1 (ancestral locus Anc_5.192) — protein MTVDPQEAYGLITKNLQEVLNPQIIKNVLEVEKRPLKLYWGTAPTGKPHCGYFVPMTKLADFLKAGCEVTVLLADLHAFLDNMKAPLEVVQYRAKYYELTIKAILRSINVPIEKLKFVTGSSYQLTSDYTLDIFRMANIVSQNEAKRAGADVVKQVANPLLSGLIYPLMQALDEHFLDCDAQFGGVDQRKIFVLAEENLQSLGYKKRAHLMNPMVPGLGQGGKMSASDPNSKIDLLEEPKIVKKKINSAFCSPGNVEENGLLSFVQYVVAPIQEIKHGSGHFEFFIDRPEKFGGPITFNSFEDLKQAFKEEKLSPPDLKTGVADAINVLLAPIREEFANNAEYKEAQEKGYPVAVPEKTKKAKKPKNKGSRYPGAAKQTEQVTEQLKEATLADEKK, from the coding sequence ATGACTGTTGATCCTCAAGAAGCATACGGACTAATTACCAAAAACTTGCAAGAAGTTTTAAACCCACAAATCATCAAGAATGTCTTAGAAGTGGAAAAGAGACCATTGAAATTATACTGGGGGACTGCTCCAACTGGTAAGCCACATTGTGGTTACTTTGTCCCAATGACTAAATTAGCCGATTTCTTGAAGGCAGGCTGTGAAGTTACTGTCTTATTGGCCGATTTACACGCTTTCTTGGATAACATGAAGGCACCATTAGAAGTTGTCCAATACAGAGCTAAATACTACGAATTGACCATCAAGGCTATCTTAAGGAGTATCAACGTgccaattgaaaaattgaagttTGTTACTGGTTCCTCTTACCAATTGACCTCCGATTACACTTTGGATATCTTTAGAATGGCTAACATTGTTTCCCAAAATGAAGCTAAGAGAGCAGGTGCTGATGTCGTCAAACAAGTCGCAAATCCATTGTTAAGTGGGTTGATTTACCCATTGATGCAAGCGCTAGATGAACATTTCTTGGATTGTGATGCTCAATTTGGTGGTGTCgatcaaagaaaaatttttGTTCTAGCAGAAGAAAACTTACAAAGCTTAGGTTACAAGAAGAGAGCACATTTGATGAACCCAATGGTTCCAGGGTTGGGTCAAGGTGGTAAAATGTCTGCATCTGATCcaaattccaagattgATCTATTGGAAGAACCAAAAATCgtcaagaagaagattaatAGCGCATTCTGTAGTCCAGGTAATGTGGAAGAAAACGGGTTATTATCATTCGTCCAATACGTTGTGGCTccaattcaagaaataaaaCATGGTAGTGGTCATTTCGAATTCTTCATTGACAGACCTGAAAAGTTTGGTGGTCCAATtactttcaattcttttgaagatttaaaACAGgctttcaaagaagaaaaattgtcTCCACCAGATTTGAAAACTGGTGTTGCTGATGCAATCAATGTCTTATTGGCACCAATTAGAGAAGAATTTGCTAACAATGCTGAATATAAAGAAGCCCAAGAGAAAGGTTACCCAGTGGCTGTGCCAGAAAAGACCAAGAAGGCcaagaaaccaaaaaataaaggttCCAGATACCCAGGTGCTGCTAAACAAACAGAACAAGTTACTGAACAACTGAAGGAAGCCACATTAGCTGACGAAAAGAAATAG
- the UBR2 gene encoding putative ubiquitin-protein ligase UBR2 (ancestral locus Anc_5.191), whose product MGIPNEKSSIKIETLRDFLTYLPILADKEYNETVSYILWKLLYQCIHTPETDINWRQFADIFTSDNWVNGTYRDTLASMKWKTLNQVENSDNLHQGTMCNRQCFPTATVFYCFTCTYHPLYEICDLCFDETKHIGHSYVAKLVTRSEGRSCHCGDSIAFKNPADAFKCKNEMNNLPPNNVSATYDDNALLTFNTIFDYILDIIDYLKDQDRNLSPYEYDKLENYFINNNESVSFDPVSDTDDDIREMVKQQYEENINLDNIWTIQIEQTDNQVLQVDLIEKIARILGKPTEYAISITNKLTDTGSPVTMIQSKNTMRLKKIMKEFRHENVNVHLRRLDDVFKQSLLEELIDWAYMLCIDRTTSLELRYTLRLSMLKKWESKDVDGISSSSIPPRKQINLFGGFLISEEQRNLFPWFAPWYFSNLQDKQIIDVISDYNTRLMESDTKTTMAHFYTLRGSRFQHILMDCTTKLSKLASNKLLKIICSLFAIRDSSSKCLAVQYLDVYLPLLYQTVAFDNNGLKIPLLGLLSQYTLQDPEIANLAIRSGFIERTLRFAFTLMAFNSENLMPSLPISLYHKFKLPTETIQNKKTIVCFKDLCILMSVNTIPQELLENDSLLNTILEAFAEFGGILPLKRETAEHVEYENFEFASFYFFFSSILVMTDGYVRNISLVKDKESRKNIILKLLHITMEKELELLNRSRIKYKNNDDSNDLIDSELDLTYGLPLVKKEICNHLSNIIHFQVGVDPQSFFNPMSYLFKFIVQWSQCGRHKPLTQELKKTIDFTEVFCDKQKALYMSESALSTLVLIGQINVGFWVRNGIPITSQARMYTKYSMREFTYTSDIFNVQLSMCLANPDDFLVTYISRWGIEHWANGIPICDYPEDQMTASIVSECLLLLIQLLTETRYLTMVSSLDGFEKTLRSELINVLNFESCTYAQLVSIVPEHITKHPTFDIYLKELTEYTPPSGISDLGTYTLNDKYKSEIDPYYIGLPSSKRYEVLKRIKLHMAKERKVPYEDTFVPVKQVISSLKDTIYRDLYSITCTDTFGIFLKNTLEHVKKLESDVLLTKVIHLIHLCIVNNLNDFVKIFWREYAIVDTEFCHYHSIGSILYSCLLVDNFSCFSGEIKEIFRYLAETAPHVNVNSFLREQTPSFNPTIVWKSETNKPNDEKFEKKKLLAKTRRMKLLRKLAKQQQEFMHNNDIELLTDDVSTKTSFSNTPVSEYNEGQFSEDSCVFCKMLPNSDDFVYFTYEERNICNFSFDLRSVGRKDEGLCSEERKLRCTDLRAVLRSCGHGTHISCLGNHMKTIRSVQSQTTKNIPASFGYGFLYCPVCNSLANSFLPRLSQGNPRANNDFFNFSNFEHIKQTSLSSGFTPHIFRILTDLTYSANWDNNIPKRERSIIIINELLVNTVSNIELRFRNYSGKKPLYRLIPRQGLLTVRLLSDLKSFLYSKTNNKRNININLVLDGWHDFISYNDNSDLLILGCGLMEPVLPTENQISPNKISHLTHLLKRKFHQDLITLVKDLLKFGIYGRGIDSAELWQTISESQFLDKKEVSIIQSIAMEYFSIFLPKEEKEILHQNLDKLGQCITVALKKSLIVFLRRLYILFYVQFPINSELELPHNNIILELCSYMNFFRLPSFGEFISDFSQNDLPIILQCICDDIEGKSVYGIIQSLERVDFYSPVAFKLFNLPKDLSHFYFDRERQLRYRTFKEEEAVCLFCGTYLHVQKPVSLHGFKIGECTNHMKNGCKVVSTYGMFLMIRSNSIYVSYGNRGSFFPTPYMNVHGEPDEGLKYSPPVFLDKKRYNYLANEVLLGNLIPHHVFRRSDGNIDEGGWETM is encoded by the coding sequence ATGGGTATCccaaatgaaaaatcaagtattaaaattgaaacgCTCCGGGACTTCCTAACATATCTTCCTATCTTGGCAGATAAGGAATATAATGAGACCGTCAGTTACATACTATGGAAGCTTCTTTATCAATGTATTCATACTCCAGAGACAGATATTAACTGGAGGCAATTTGCAGATATCTTTACCTCTGATAATTGGGTGAATGGTACATACCGTGACACATTAGCATCTATGAAGTGGAAGACACTGAATCAAGTCGAGAATTCAGATAATTTACATCAAGGAACTATGTGTAATAGACAATGTTTTCCAACTGCCACTGTTTTTTATTGCTTTACATGTACCTATCATCCGCTATATGAAATATGTGATCTTTGTTTCGATGAAACTAAGCACATTGGTCATTCGTATGTGGCAAAATTGGTGACAAGATCTGAAGGGAGATCCTGTCACTGTGGTGATTCAATTGCCTTTAAGAATCCTGCAGATGCCTTTAAATgtaaaaatgaaatgaacAATCTTCCTCCAAATAATGTGAGCGCCACCTATGATGACAACGCTCTATTGACATTTAACACCATATTTGACTACATTCTCGATATCATTGATTATTTAAAGGACCAAGACAGGAACCTATCCCCTTACGAATATGacaaattggaaaactattttattaataataatgaatctgTAAGTTTTGATCCTGTCTCTGATACAGACGATGATATTAGAGAAATGGTAAAGCAACAGTATGAGGAAAATATCAACTTAGATAACATATGGACAATACAAATAGAGCAAACAGATAATCAGGTACTTCAAGTCGATTTAATTGAGAAAATTGCTAGAATATTAGGTAAACCTACCGAGTACGCCATAAGTATAACGAATAAATTGACAGACACAGGCTCTCCAGTTACTATGATACAATCCAAAAATACCATGAGGTTaaagaagataatgaaagagTTTAGGCATGAAAATGTCAATGTCCATTTAAGACGATTGGATGATGTATTTAAACAGAGCTTATTAGAAGAGCTGATTGATTGGGCTTATATGTTATGTATAGATAGAACAACATCCTTGGAGTTGAGATATACATTAAGATTGTCAATGCTAAAGAAATGGGAATCGAAGGATGTAGATGGAATATCGAGTTCAAGCATACCTCCAAGAAAGCAAATCAATTTATTCGGCGGCTTTTTAATATCAGAAGAACAGAGAAATTTGTTCCCCTGGTTTGCCCCATggtatttttcaaatcttcaagaCAAACAGATAATAGATGTCATTTCAGATTATAATACTAGGTTAATGGAGTCTGATACCAAGACAACTATGGCCCATTTTTACACGTTGCGAGGATCTAGATTTCAACATATTTTGATGGATTGTACCACTAAATTATCCAAACTTGCTAGTAATAAATTGCTCAAAATAATCTGTAGCTTGTTTGCGATAAGAGACTCATCCTCGAAGTGTCTGGCGGTTCAATACCTGGATGTTTATCTTCCATTACTTTATCAAACCGTCGcttttgataataatggacTTAAAATTCCATTATTGGGTTTACTATCTCAGTATACATTGCAAGATCCCGAAATTGCAAATCTTGCTATACGGTCGGGGTTTATAGAGCGCACACTTCGCTTTGCATTCACCTTAATGGCATTCAACTCTGAGAACCTTATGCCATCCCTACCGATTTCATTATATCACAAATTCAAGTTACCAACAGAAACAatacaaaataaaaaaacaattgtttgtttcaaaGATCTCTGCATTCTAATGTCTGTAAACACTATTCCACAGGAATTATTAGAGAACGattctttgttgaataCGATACTGGAGGCATTTGCAGAGTTTGGAGGCATTCTTCCATTGAAGAGGGAGACCGCAGAACATGttgaatatgaaaattttgaatttgcaTCATtctacttcttcttttcatcGATTCTAGTTATGACTGACGGATACGTGAGGAATATATCGTTAGTGAAGGATAAAGAatcaagaaagaatataattttgaaattgttgcACATTACAATGGAAAAAGAACTTGAGTTGTTAAACAGATCACGAATAAAATacaaaaataatgatgattcaaatgatttgattgattCAGAATTGGATTTGACATATGGCTTGCCGCTCGTTAAAAAAGAGATCTGTAATCACTTATCAAACATTATTCACTTTCAAGTTGGAGTTGATCCCCAAAGCTTTTTTAACCCGATGTCATacttatttaaatttattgttcAATGGAGTCAATGTGGTAGGCATAAACCTTTAACACAAGAGTTAAAGAAAACTATTGATTTTACCGAAGTTTTTTGTGATAAACAAAAAGCACTATATATGTCAGAATCAGCACTATCAACATTAGTGCTGATAGGTCAGATTAATGTGGGCTTCTGGGTTCGTAACGGGATACCAATCACATCACAGGCAAGAATGTATACTAAATATAGTATGCGAGAGTTTACATATACAAgtgatattttcaatgttcAATTAAGTATGTGTTTGGCTAACCCTGATGACTTTCTAGTTACTTACATATCCAGATGGGGGATAGAGCATTGGGCTAACGGTATCCCAATCTGTGATTATCCAGAAGACCAGATGACAGCATCGATTGTAAGCGAGTGTTTACTGCTCTTAATACAACTTCTAACAGAGACAAGATATTTAACTATGGTGTCATCCCTTGATGGTTTTGAGAAGACTTTGAGATCTGAACTGATTAACGTCTTAAATTTTGAGAGTTGTACGTATGCACAACTTGTAAGCATAGTGCCTGAACATATCACCAAGCACCCAACTTTTGATATTTACTTGAAGGAGCTAACAGAGTATACTCCCCCCTCAGGAATATCTGATCTGGGGACTTATACATTAAATGACAAGTATAAATCAGAAATTGACCCATATTATATTGGTCTCCCATCTAGTAAACGTTACGAAGTTTTGAAGCGCATCAAACTTCATATGGCGAAAGAAAGGAAGGTGCCATATGAAGATACTTTTGTTCCAGTAAAGCAAGTGatatcatcattgaaagataCAATATATCGGGATTTGTATTCTATTACTTGCACCGATACATTCGGAATTTTTCTGAAGAATACACTAGAACATGTCAAAAAACTGGAATCAGACGTGTTGTTGACTAAAGTCATACATTTGATCCATTTATGCATCgtcaataatttaaatgattttgtcaaaatattttggcGTGAGTATGCTATTGTCGATACCGAATTTTGCCATTATCATAGTATTGGGTCTATTCTATACTCTTGTCTCCTGGTGGATAATTTTTCATGTTTTTCTggtgaaattaaagaaatatttcgATATTTGGCTGAAACAGCACCACATGTTAATGTTAATAGTTTTCTTCGAGAGCAAACACCATCCTTCAATCCAACTATCGTTTGGAAATCAGAGACTAATAAGCCCAATGAtgagaaatttgaaaagaaaaaattgctGGCAAAAACTCgaagaatgaaattattgagAAAACTGGCTAAACAACAACAGGAATTCATGcataataatgatatcGAACTTCTCACAGATGATGTTTCCACAAAAacttctttttcaaatacgCCTGTCTCTGAGTATAACGAAGGGCAATTCTCTGAAGATTCATGCGTCTTTTGCAAAATGCTTCCAAACAGTGATGACTTCGTCTACTTCACGTATGAAGAGAGGAATATATGcaatttttcctttgattTAAGATCCGTAGGTAGGAAAGATGAGGGTTTATGTTCTGAAGAGAGAAAATTAAGATGTACGGACCTGCGAGCCGTGTTGCGATCTTGTGGCCATGGTACCCATATTTCCTGCCTTGGTAACCACATGAAAACGATTAGAAGCGTTCAAAGCCAGACAACAAAGAACATCCCAGCATCTTTTGGATATGGCTTTCTTTACTGCCCGGTTTGCAATTCACTCGctaattcatttttacCGAGACTAAGCCAAGGCAATCCTAGAGCCAATAATGACTTTTTCAACTTTTCCAACTTCGAGCATATTAAGCAGACTTCCTTATCTTCAGGCTTTACCCCTCATATATTTCGCATTTTGACTGATCTAACTTACTCTGCCAATTgggataataatattccgAAGCGTGAGCGCTcgattattattatcaacGAACTTTTGGTTAACACTGTATCTAACATTGAATTACGATTTCGTAATTATTCGGGAAAAAAACCACTTTATAGATTAATTCCTAGACAGGGCCTCCTAACTGTTCGACTTCTGAGTGATTTAAaatcatttctttattcCAAGACGAATAATAAACGGAATATTAACATAAATCTGGTATTGGATGGATGGCATGATTTTATATCTTATAATGACAATTCCGATCTGCTAATTCTTGGATGTGGTCTAATGGAACCTGTATTACCAACTGAAAACCAGATCTCTCCTAACAAAATTTCTCATCTGACTCATTtgttgaaaagaaaatttcatcaagaTTTGATTACTTTAGTAAAAGACCTATTGAAGTTTGGCATTTATGGACGTGGTATTGATTCCGCTGAACTGTGGCAAACGATTTCTGAGTCTCAATTCTTAGACAAGAAAGAAGTGTCTATAATTCAGAGCATTGCtatggaatatttttcaatatttttgcCTAAggaagagaaggaaattcTCCATCAGAATTTAGACAAGCTGGGACAATGTATTACAGTAGCTCTCAAAAAATCTTTGATTGTCTTCTTAAGACGTCTGTACATTCTTTTTTATGTacaatttccaataaattctgAGCTCGAATTACctcataataatattatacTCGAACTGTGCTCGTATATGAACTTCTTCAGACTACCAAGTTTTGGAGAATTCATATCTGATTTTAGCCAAAATGACCTTCCTATTATATTACAATGTATTTGCGACGATATTGAAGGAAAGAGTGTTTACGGAATAATTCAAAGCTTAGAGAGGGTAGACTTTTATTCCCCAGTGGCGTTTAAGCTATTCAACTTGCCAAAGGATTTATCTCATTTCTACTTTGACCGAGAAAGGCAATTGCGATATCGAACATTCAAGGAAGAGGAAGCGGTATGCTTATTTTGTGGTACATACTTACATGTCCAAAAACCCGTATCTTTGCATGGGTTTAAAATAGGAGAGTGTACCAATCATATGAAAAATGGTTGTAAAGTAGTTTCCACGTACGGCATGTTTCTTATGATTCGCAGTAATTCCATCTACGTCTCCTATGGCAACAGAGGTAGTTTCTTTCCCACACCTTATATGAATGTGCATGGGGAACCGGACGAAGGTCTAAAATACAGTCCACCTGTTTTTCTAGATAAGAAAAGATACAATTATTTAGCCAATGAAGTCCTTTTAGGGAATCTCATCCCACATCATGTCTTTAGAAGGTCTGATGgtaatattgatgaagGAGGTTGGGAAACAATGTAA
- the IZH3 gene encoding Izh3p (ancestral locus Anc_5.197) has protein sequence MTVQGSRADCAYSTKMVTNVLPTALDSLSRLKKKGMSNVNRVRKSGRDLASRYGYSRFMANPFAATEHDKEIVYDPTIPENENLKLLSKMESSNDFIPNMEHHKLISRSNSANDLGSQVSLNSEAQTLVNAFSSTNSSLFKTSRQGSSPYSNPIAASSTSLFSAPTRVSSTVFNEEFKLDVVTEYQPLTKPSEEVKNLICSYNHEVAYEIGKTEHLNYYQLPFPWRENRYIIYNYRFYDSHKKSLLSIFNWYGWHNETSNIWTHLIGGLYLIYMAVYDFPRSEIFLSDKIPTTAKLIVYLFLFAAIKCLFASVFWHSFNGTCTLKLRSKFACVDYSGISILITASILTTEFVTLYSSYRAMCVYMAISLSLGIFGVFMNWSPKFDRPEARPLRIKFFVLLASMGVLSFLHLTFLTDWKYATWLLAPVTNKSIVWYCIGVVFYGSFIPERFRSDVQVDPTIPTTFQLSTDLNIITKDKNIHFRSEPVVNEEVHNCKEHWKSFKSLWWVDYVGCSHTFWHFFVVLGIIGHYRAIIDMFTKRWLLA, from the coding sequence ATGACGGTTCAAGGAAGTCGTGCAGACTGTGCTTACAGTACGAAGATGGTTACCAACGTCCTACCTACTGCCCTGGACTCATTATCCagattgaagaaaaagggTATGAGTAACGTCAACAGGGTTCGCAAGTCAGGCAGAGATTTGGCCTCCAGGTATGGTTACTCTCGCTTCATGGCTAACCCATTTGCAGCCACAGAACATGATAAGGAAATAGTATATGATCCAACCATtccagaaaatgaaaatctTAAACTATTATCCAAGATGGAATCTAGCAATGATTTCATCCCCAATATGGAACATCATAAATTGATTAGTCGTTCCAATTCCGCGAATGATTTAGGGTCTCAAGTGTCCCTCAATTCTGAAGCTCAGACTTTAGTAAACGCATTCTCGTCTACTAATAGTTCACTATTCAAGACTTCAAGACAGGGAAGTTCTCCCTATTCGAATCCTATTGCTGCATCTTCCACATCCTTATTTTCCGCTCCAACAAGAGTTTCATCCACTGTCTTTAATGAGGAATTTAAATTAGATGTGGTTACTGAATATCAACCATTGACTAAACCATCAGAAGAAGTGAAAAACTTGATTTGCTCTTACAATCATGAAGTCGCTTATGAAATAGGTAAGACTGAACATCTTAACTATTATCAATTACCCTTCCCCTGGAGAGAAAATAGATACATTATTTACAATTATAGATTTTATGACTCTCACAAGAAATCCCTATtatccattttcaattggtACGGTTGGCATAACGAAACGTCCAATATTTGGACTCATCTCATTGGTGGGTTGTATTTGATATACATGGCCGTGTATGATTTCCCTCGCTCTGAAATTTTCCTTTCAGATAAGATTCCAACCACGGCTAAACTcattgtttatttatttttatttgctGCCATTAAATGTCTATTTGCATCCGTCTTTTGGCATTCATTTAATGGTACATGTACTTTAAAATTACGTTCCAAATTTGCATGTGTGGATTATAGCGGGATTTCCATCTTAATTACAGCATCCATATTAACCACAGAATTCGTCACTttatattcatcatatCGTGCCATGTGTGTTTATATGGccatttcattatcattaggCATTTTCGGTGTCTTTATGAATTGGTCCCCAAAATTCGATAGACCTGAGGCAAGACCATTGagaattaaattcttcGTTCTCCTAGCCAGTATGGGTGTCTTATCCTTTTTACATTTGACATTCTTAACTGACTGGAAATACGCCACTTGGTTATTAGCCCCCGTGACCAACAAATCCATCGTTTGGTATTGTATTGGTGTAGTATTTTATGGGTCTTTCATTCCGGAAAGATTTAGATCGGATGTGCAAGTGGACCCCACGATCCCCACCACGTTCCAACTATCCACagatttgaatattatcaCCAAGGATAAGAACATTCATTTCAGAAGTGAACCCGTGGTCAATGAAGAAGTGCATAATTGTAAAGAACATTGGAAATCCTTCAAATCACTGTGGTGGGTGGATTATGTCGGTTGTTCGCATACTTTCTGGCACTTTTTCGTGGTGCTGGGTATAATCGGTCATTATAGAGCCATCATTGATATGTTTACCAAGAGATGGTTACTCGCCTGA